The following are encoded together in the Pseudoalteromonas shioyasakiensis genome:
- a CDS encoding LysR family transcriptional regulator: MKVSFEQLKSMVVFAHIVQQGSLTKAAQQLGLSRAVVSYHLKKLEQQLKLTLLNRSTRTMTLTEAGMAYYERCQAITEHAEAANLHLENLKREPVGVIKLSCPVNVGLQLVVPALAQFKRLYPKIDIDLQLSDDVVDIIKQGYDLAIRGVALESSNLQATKLASMATCLCGSVDYFTKYPIPKSIADLAEHTWVVYQPSSAVVTLEKDKRRFEVAVSGGISTNNAAARTAFVEAGHGLAKIPVYDALPRIKAGLLRTILDDYKTADIELYGVFPPGAAGSKKLRVLLDYLKDYFTNQVATMTI, encoded by the coding sequence TGGTGTTTGCCCACATTGTGCAGCAAGGCAGCTTAACTAAAGCGGCTCAACAACTTGGTTTATCAAGGGCCGTAGTTAGTTATCACTTAAAGAAATTAGAACAGCAATTAAAGCTCACGTTACTTAACCGCTCAACGCGTACCATGACCCTTACCGAAGCGGGTATGGCTTATTACGAACGTTGTCAGGCTATCACTGAGCACGCTGAGGCTGCTAACTTACACCTTGAGAACTTAAAGAGGGAACCGGTTGGGGTTATTAAATTGAGTTGTCCGGTTAATGTAGGCTTGCAACTTGTGGTACCGGCACTGGCTCAGTTTAAGCGTTTGTATCCGAAAATTGATATTGATTTACAGCTTAGTGATGATGTGGTTGATATCATCAAACAGGGCTACGACTTAGCGATTAGAGGCGTGGCCCTTGAAAGCTCAAACTTACAAGCGACTAAACTTGCAAGTATGGCGACCTGCTTATGCGGTTCAGTCGATTACTTTACAAAATACCCTATACCAAAGAGCATTGCCGATTTAGCAGAGCATACATGGGTGGTGTATCAACCAAGTAGTGCTGTTGTCACGCTCGAAAAAGATAAACGCCGTTTTGAAGTGGCTGTTAGTGGTGGCATAAGTACCAACAACGCTGCTGCACGAACTGCCTTTGTAGAAGCTGGGCATGGCTTAGCGAAAATCCCAGTTTATGATGCGCTACCCAGGATCAAAGCAGGATTGTTACGCACAATCTTAGATGATTACAAAACTGCTGATATTGAACTTTATGGCGTATTCCCGCCAGGGGCGGCGGGAAGTAAAAAGCTGCGGGTTTTACTTGATTACTTGAAGGATTATTTTACTAATCAAGTAGCCACTATGACGATTTAA
- a CDS encoding dienelactone hydrolase family protein, with protein MIIQHHSHDIATNTGVMRTSIYRPVEEGKYPCVIFYSEIFQETAPIARSAAILAGHGFVVLVPEVFHELNPIGTVLAYDDAGKDKGNADKWAKPLESHDSDTNALIAFARQQDYCTGNVGAMGVCIGGHLAYRAALNPSIKAAFCLYATDIHSDTLPAQAGNNSFERMADIKGEIHFVWGKQDPHVPKEGRLKIYQQAVATRINYQWQEVNAQHAFMRDEGDRYDPALAISMYQQAVALFNRTLV; from the coding sequence CCAGTATTTATCGTCCTGTAGAAGAAGGTAAATACCCATGTGTTATTTTCTATTCTGAGATTTTCCAAGAAACAGCCCCTATTGCGCGCTCTGCGGCAATACTTGCTGGTCATGGTTTTGTCGTGTTAGTGCCAGAAGTTTTTCATGAGTTAAATCCTATTGGGACAGTACTTGCCTATGACGATGCAGGTAAAGACAAAGGCAATGCCGACAAATGGGCAAAACCGCTTGAGAGCCATGACTCAGATACTAACGCCTTAATTGCATTTGCACGTCAGCAAGATTACTGCACAGGAAATGTAGGTGCGATGGGCGTATGTATTGGTGGTCACCTTGCATACCGTGCTGCATTAAACCCAAGTATCAAAGCCGCTTTTTGTTTATACGCAACAGATATACACAGCGATACCTTACCGGCGCAAGCGGGTAATAACTCATTTGAGCGCATGGCAGATATTAAAGGTGAGATCCACTTTGTTTGGGGTAAACAAGACCCACATGTACCAAAAGAAGGCCGCCTTAAAATTTACCAACAAGCGGTGGCAACAAGAATTAATTACCAGTGGCAAGAAGTGAACGCCCAACATGCGTTTATGCGCGACGAAGGCGACCGATACGACCCAGCCCTTGCCATCAGCATGTATCAACAAGCAGTCGCTTTATTTAATCGCACGCTTGTTTAA